Proteins encoded within one genomic window of Drosophila willistoni isolate 14030-0811.24 chromosome XL unlocalized genomic scaffold, UCI_dwil_1.1 Seg141, whole genome shotgun sequence:
- the LOC6648465 gene encoding tyrosine-protein kinase hopscotch produces MAFSINDQDGNRSTFTQQDTGITSSPNVGKITVYLYTSKEPMKFATTFNCEEICTEICRKLNIKPFVQLIYGICERDDLSSKFKTKLKSNQNANLYKFGSWPLPGECLDSTLSYCFRIRFRIPEMEGQLQHLDPESFNYLYYQMRHDLVYEQISEICYPEHKNIILSVVVVDMVIDLQIVLERDKAANELEINSDSRAKAIIKAYKSYLPRSIWKNHCEFTYKPIRENFQKINEQQFTMDQHKHYCISSLCLLAKNYMMMDQYMVTVDALPKEVDSGDTPLGTSSSSSIPNTNESIKVLVRLWTHASNDPGLKIARISAKPRWILVAITENIERAMVTDKKLSLEISGMDDFTMTFETTQEMKSFISYLNTYKRLTGLWLKDLCPQYSTPSLKDLNETSFHGPIGGIWSLRKLNDYHCGSYIIRQCEQEYFTYYIDINVKRENTLDTHRRFETKIFKIQRAEPPSLLWILHKDGQTSSHLTLKLLADSIDTDDNHTECVPPLLNDKYPELLLCLPKTLSTKKTNIQLSEFELCSRRPQVLDGPKDLQYHIEEEVLSNDNLMATCPGDWIQKGSIKDVPVTLKILHNEGDIATFMNMTGQWGLIQSPQFLKLYALTQLLPFTMVMEYSKYGPFDKFLKLYPEIGISSLKLVLRDLTRGINYLKENHIKHNYIRCSNLFITGFKSPYIRVKIGDPGYPRPYNETDFAWIPMKFYNNPEEAKSDDRTQYWAFATTTYEIFSRCQEDLTKLSKQTFLQNHTNEGFILPIFEEKDFPPEISEIIMDGWAGEKDFDHDAIITCINEIKCSVDEKPLHEIVSLSNLRTNNWENNDFPEYTVERSCVTASIAVNGGSVEFGMDKKDELGKGQFGVVFIGRFKNENGFNEPVAIKKLNEKNTSADFRNEVQIMHSLRHENVVQLKHWSAKFIIMEFLDYPLDEYLLARQDSPREKLEYFALDIAKGMEYLAKNQIVHRDLAARNVLFDKKKNIVKISDFGLSKKLNNEGIYIGVTNRPFLPVAWFSPEAYEYKKFSMYSDIWSYGVTLYEIFTRGSKPPLNTTASNPKDMAAYLGQKDRFPRPQPLEACADFVYNDIMLKCWNEKPTDRPTFTMIIDILRTNTEPPNTMNPSQQQDHQEQPQQHHPGEHQEEMQQPQQQHNRNNTENYYLEMNAIKN; encoded by the exons ATGGCGTTCTCTATAAACGACCAGGATGGAAACAGGAGTACTTTTACTCAACAAGATACAGGAATTACGAGTTCTCCAAACGTCGGCAAGATCACAGTATATTTATATACCAGCAAGGAACCTATGAAATTTGCCACTACCTTTAATTGCGAAGAGATTTGCACGGAAATATGCCGCAAGTTAAATATAAAACCATTTGTTCAACTAATATACGGCATATGCGAGCGCGACGATTTGTCAAGTAAATTCAAAACAAAGTTAAAATCTAAtcaaaacgccaacttgtaTAAATTTGGCTCTTGGCCTCTGCCCGGTGAGTGTTTAGATAGCACGTTGAGCTATTGTTTTCGTATACGCTTCCGTATACCGGAAATGGAAGGTCAATTACAACATCTCGATCCGGAGAGCTTCAATTATCTATATTATCAGATGCGCCATGATTTGGTATATGAACAAATCTCAGAGATATGTTATCCAGAACACAAAAACATAATCCTTAGCGTAGTTGTCGTCGATATGGTCATCGATCTTCAGATTGTTCTGGAGAGAGACAAGGCAGCAAACGAGCTCGAGATCAACTCCGATTCTAGGGCCAAGGCCATCATAAAGGCCTACAAATCATATTTGCCGCGTAGCATTTGGAAAAATCACTGCGAATTTACATATAAACCTATCCGTGAAAATTTCCAAAAGATCAATGAACAACAATTTACCATGGATCAGCATAAACATTATTGTATCTCCTCCTTGTGTCTACTGGCTAAAAATTATATGATGATGGATCAGTATATGGTCACAGTTGATGCATTGCCAAAAGAGGTTGACAGTGGCGACACACCTTTGGGAActagtagcagcagcagcatcccTAACACTAATGAATCTATTAAAGTCCTAGTTAGGTTGTGGACACATGCGTCCAATGATCCTGGACTAAAAATTGCTCGAATTTCAGCAAAACCCCGG TGGATTTTGGTTGCCATTACCGAAAATATTGAAAGGGCTATGGTAACAGATAAGAAATTGTCACTGGAAATCAGTGGAATGGACGACTTTACTATGACGTTTGAAACGACACAGGAAATGAAGTCTTTTATTTCGTATTTAAACACTTATAAAAG ACTGACTGGATTATGGCTGAAAGATCTATGCCCCCAATACAGTACACCTTCGCTCAAGGACTTAAATGAAACATCATTTCATGGTCCTATTGGTGGAATCTGGTCTTTAAGGAAACTCAACGATTATCACTGTGGCTCCTATATCATTCGACAATGTGAACAAGAATACTTTACGTATTATATTGATATTAATGTAAAACG tGAGAATACTTTAGACACGCATCGACGCTTTGAAacgaaaatatttaaaatccaACGAGCTGAGCCACCGAGCCTACTATGGATATTGCACAAGGATGGTCAGACATCATCACATTTGACATTAAAATTACTTGCGGACTCCATAGACACCGATGATAATCATACTGAATGTGTGCCGCCATTATTGAATGACAAATATCCAGAATTGTTATTATGTTTGCCCAAAACATTAAGCACCAAAAAGACTAACATTCAATTAAGCGAATTCGAATTGTGCAGTCGTAGACCGCAAGTCCTGGATGGCCCAAAGGATTTGCAATATCATATAG AGGAAGAGGTGTTGAGCAATGATAATTTAATGGCCACATGTCCCGGAGATTGGATACAAAAAGGTTCCATCAAGGATGTTCCGGTCACACTGAAAATTCTACATAATGAAGGAGACATTGCCACATTTATGAATATGACAGGTCAATGGGGCCTCATCCAATCGCCACAATTTCTGAAATTATATGCTCTAACGCAGTTGCTTCCATTTACCATGGTCATGGAATATTCCAAATATGGTCCAtttgataaatttttaaaattatatccAGAAATTGGTATATCTAGTCTCAAGTTGGTATTACGTGATTTGACACGTGGCATAAATTATCTGAAGGAAAATCACATTAAACATAATTATATACGatgttcaaatttatttatcacCGGATTCAAGTCGCCATATATAAGGGTCAAAATTGGAGATCCTGGCTATCCGAGACCTTATAACGAGACCGA TTTTGCTTGGATACCaatgaaattttataataatccAGAGGAGGCCAAGAGTGACGACAGGACTCAGTATTGGGCATTTGCGACAACAACCTATGAAATATTCTCACGTTGCCAGGAGGATTTAACAAAATTGtcaaaacaaacatttttgcagaaTCACACTAATGAAGGATTcattttgccaatttttgagGAGAAAGACTTTCCCCCAGAGATTAGTGAAATAATTATGGATGGCTGGGCCGGTGAAAAGGACTTTGATCATGATGCAATTATCACGTGTATAAATGAGATAAAATGTTCTGTGGATGAGAAACCTTTACATGAGATAGTTTCTTTAAGCAATTTAAGAA CTAACAATTGGGAAAACAATGACTTTCCCGAGTACACTGTTGAGCGCAGTTGTGTTACGGCATCAATCGCTGTGAACGGAGGGTCAGTGGAATTTGGAATGGATAAAAAGGATGAACTTGGAAAAGGACAATTTGGAGTGGTATTTATCGGTCgctttaaaaatgaaaatggtttTAATGAACCGGTGGCCATCAAGAAGCTTAATGAGAAAAACACATCAGCAGATTTCCGAAACGAAGTCCAAATAATGCATTCCCTAAGACATGAGAATGTGGTACAACTTAAGCATTGGTCAGCGAAATTCATTATCATGGAATTTTTAGACTATCCACTTGATGAATATTTGCTAGCTAGACAAGATTCGCCAAGGGAAAAATTGGAATACTTTGCCTTGGATATAGCTAAG GGCATGGAATATTTAgccaaaaatcaaattgtaCATCGCGATTTGGCTGCAAGAAATGTTCtgtttgacaaaaaaaaaaatattgtgaaAATCTCGGATTTTGGTCTATCCAAGAAACTtaataatgaaggcatttatATTGGAGTCACAAATCGGCCTTTTTTACCCGTTGCATG GTTCTCGCCCGAGGCCTACGAATACAAAAAGTTCTCAATGTATTCAGATATATGGAGTTATGGTGTAACACTCTATGAGATATTCACTCGTGGATCGAAGCCACCATTAAATACAACTGCAAGCAATCCAAAAGATATGGCAGCTTATCTGGGACAGAAGGATAG GTTTCCGAGACCACAGCCATTAGAGGCATGTGCAGATTTTGTCTACAATGACATTATGTTGAAATGTTGGAATGAAAAGCCTACAGATCGGCCAACATTTACAATGATTATTGACATACTGAGAACGAACACTGAACCTCCAAATACTATGAATCCATCACAGCAACAGGATCATCAAGAACAACCGCAACAGCACCATCCAGGAGAACACCAAGAAGAGAtgcaacaaccacaacagcaGCACAATCGTAATAACAccgaaaattattatttagaGATGAATGCCATTAAAAATTGA